In one Mus pahari unplaced genomic scaffold, PAHARI_EIJ_v1.1 scaffold_11690_1, whole genome shotgun sequence genomic region, the following are encoded:
- the LOC110314689 gene encoding vomeronasal type-2 receptor 116-like isoform X1 produces MKKMCALTISLLLLKFSLILCCLTDPVCFWRIKNSEYNDRDLQSECGFYLSTRKIPVEDDFYNAELDFRIPASEYEFVLVMFFAIDEINKNPDLLPNVSLMFSLIAGDCQNSLGILDILYTNDDKFYVNYVCEVDDSCGIDLTGPLWKTSLKLAINSWTPKXFFGPFNPNLSDHDRFPNVHQVATKDTYLSHGMVSLMLHFRWTWIGLVVSDDDQGIQLHSDLREESQRHGICLAFVNVIPETMKIYMTRGNIYDKQIMTSSAKVVIIYGEMNSTLEISFRRWLDLGAQRIWITTSQWDVITNKKDFSLDLFHGTVTFAHHKGEIDKLRDFMQTMNTSKYPINISESVLGWNYFNCSVSKNSIKMDYFTFKNTLEWTALHKCDMALSDEGYNLYNAVYAAAHTYHEHILQEVESQEMAEDKRDYTECQQVAPLLKTRVFTNPVGELVNMTHREYQCAEYVIFIIWNFPQGLGLKVKIGSYVPCVPRSQQLHISEDLEWATGGTSVPSSMCSVTCTAGFRKIYQKERADCCFDCVQCPENEVTNETDMEQCVRCPDDKYANLEQTHCLQRAVSFLAYEDPLGMALGCMALSFSAITILVLVTFVKYKDTPIVKANNRIVSYILIISLVFCFLCSLLFIGHPNQVNCILQQTTFGVFFTVAVSTVLAKTITVVMAFKLTTPGRRMRGMMMTGAPKLVIPICTLIQLVLCGIWLLTSPPFIDRDIQSEHGKTVILCNKGSVIAFHLVLGYLGSLALGSFTVAFLARNLPDRFNEAKFLTFSMLVFCSVWITFLPVYHSTRGKVMVVVEVFSILASSAGLLGCIFVPKCYVILVRPDSNFIQKYKDKLSSHTVS; encoded by the exons atgaagaaaatgtgtgctttaaCTATTTCACTTTTGCTTCTGAAGTTTTCTCTCATCTTGTGCTGTTTGACAGATCCCGTTTGCTTTTGGAGGATAAAAAATAGTGAATATAATGATAGAGATTTGCAAAGTGAGTGTGGTTTTTACCTTTCGACAAGGAAGATACCTGTTGAGGACGATTTTTATAATGCAGAGTTAGATTTTAG AATACCAGCAAGTGAATACGAGTTTGTTCTGGTAATGTTTTTTGCTATTGATGAGATCAACAAGAATCCTGATCTTTTACCAAACGTGTCTTTGATGTTCTCTCTCATTGCTGGTGACTGTCAAAATTCACTGGGAATTCTGGATATACTATATACAAATGACGATAAGTTTTATGTTAATTATGTCTGTGAAGTAGATGATTCATGTGGAATAGACCTTACAGGACCATTATGGAAAACATCCTTAAAACTGGCAATTAATTCTTGGACACCAAAG NttttctttggaccatttaaTCCTAACCTGAGTGACCATGACCGTTTTCCCAATGTCCATCAGGTAGCCACCAAGGACACATATTTATCCCATGGCATGGTCTCCTTGATGCTTCATTTTAGATGGACTTGGATAGGACTGGTTGTCTCAGATGATGACCAGGGTATTCAGCTTCACTCAGATTTAAGAGAAGAAAGCCAAAGGCATGGTATTTGTTTAGCTTTTGTGAATGTGATCCCAGAAACCATGAAGATATACATGACAAGGGGTAACATATATGATAAACAAATTATGACATCTTCAGCAAAGGTTGTTATCATTTATGGTGAAATGAACTCTACACTAGAAATTAGTTTTAGAAGATGGTTAGATTTAGGTGCTCAGAGGATCTGGATCACAACCTCACAATGGGATGTCAtcacaaataaaaaagatttcaGCCTTGATCTCTTCCATGGTACTGTAACTTTTGCACACCACAAAGGTGAGATTGATAAACTTAGGGATTTTATGCAAACAATGAACACTTCCAAATACCCAATAAACATTTCTGAGTCAGTACTGGGgtggaattattttaattgttcagTCTCTAAGAACAGCATTAAAATGGATTATTTCACATTCAAAAACACATTGGAATGGACAGCACTGCACAAATGTGACATGGCCCTGAGTGATGAAGGTTACAATTTGTATAATGCTGTTTATGCTGCGGCCCACACCTATCACGAACACATTCTTCAAGAAGTAGAGTCTCAAGAAATGGCAGAAGACAAAAGAGACTACACTGAATGTCAGCAG GTGGCTCCCTTGCTGAAAACGAGGGTATTTACTAACCCTGTTGGAGAACTGGTGAACATGACGCATAGGGAATATCAGTGTGCAGAGTATGTCATTTTCATTATTTGGAATTTTCCACAAGGCCTtggattaaaagtgaaaataggaaGCTATGTTCCTTGTGTCCCACGGAGTCAACAACTTCATATATCTGAAGATTTGGAATGGGCCACAGGAGGAACATCA GTACCCTCCTCCATGTGCAGTGTGACATGTACTGCTGGATTCAGGAAAATTtatcagaaagaaagagcagacTGCTGCTTTGATTGTGTTCAGTGCCCAGAAAATGAGGTTACCAATGAAACAG ATATGGAACAGTGTGTGAGATGTCCAGATGATAAATATGCCAACTTAGAGCAAACCCATTGCCTCCAAAGAGCTGTGTCATTTCTGGCTTATGAAGATCCATTGGGGATGGCTCTAGGATGCATGGCACTGTCCTTCTCAGCTATCACAATTCTAGTACTAGTCACTTTTGTGAAGTACAAGGATACTCCCATTGTGAAGGCCAATAACCGCATTGTCAGCTACATCCTGATCATCTCTCTagtcttctgctttctctgctcaTTGCTCTTCATTGGACATCCCAACCAGGTCAACTGCATCCTGCAGCAGACCACATTTGGAGTATTTTTCACTGTGGCTGTTTCTACAGTGTTGGCCAAAACAATAACTGTGGTCATGGCTTTCAAGCTCACTACTCCGGGAAGAAGGATGAGAGGGATGATGATGACAGGGGCACCTAAGTTGGTCATTCCCATTTGTACCCTAATCCAACTTGTTCTCTGTGGAATCTGGTTGTTAACATCTCCTCCCTTTATTGACAGAGATATACAGTCTGAACATGGGAAGACTGTCATTCTTTGCAACAAAGGCTCTGTCATTGCCTTCCACTTAGTCCTGGGATACTTGGGTTCCTTGGCTCTGGGGAGCTTCACTGTAGCTTTCCTGGCTAGGAACCTTCCTGACAGATTCAATGAAGCCAAGTTCCTAA
- the LOC110314689 gene encoding vomeronasal type-2 receptor 116-like isoform X4 produces MKKMCALTISLLLLKFSLILCCLTDPVCFWRIKNSEYNDRDLQSECGFYLSTRKIPVEDDFYNAELDFRIPASEYEFVLVMFFAIDEINKNPDLLPNVSLMFSLIAGDCQNSLGILDILYTNDDKFYVNYVCEVDDSCGIDLTGPLWKTSLKLAINSWTPKXFFGPFNPNLSDHDRFPNVHQVATKDTYLSHGMVSLMLHFRWTWIGLVVSDDDQGIQLHSDLREESQRHGICLAFVNVIPETMKIYMTRGNIYDKQIMTSSAKVVIIYGEMNSTLEISFRRWLDLGAQRIWITTSQWDVITNKKDFSLDLFHGTVTFAHHKGEIDKLRDFMQTMNTSKYPINISESVLGWNYFNCSVSKNSIKMDYFTFKNTLEWTALHKCDMALSDEGYNLYNAVYAAAHTYHEHILQEVESQEMAEDKRDYTECQQVAPLLKTRVFTNPVGELVNMTHREYQCAEYVIFIIWNFPQGLGLKVKIGSYVPCVPRSQQLHISEDLEWATGGTSVPSSMCSVTCTAGFRKIYQKERADCCFDCVQCPENEVTNETDMEQCVRCPDDKYANLEQTHCLQRAVSFLAYEDPLGMALGCMALSFSAITILVLVTFVKYKDTPIVKANNRIVSYILIISLVFCFLCSLLFIGHPNQVNCILQQTTFGVFFTVAVSTVLAKTITVVMAFKLTTPGRRMRGMMMTGAPKLVIPICTLIQLVLCGIWLLTSPPFIDRDIQSEHGKTVILCNKGSVIAFHLVLGYLGSLALGSFTVAFLARNLPDRFNEAKFLTFSMLVFCSVWITFLPVYHSTRGKVMVVVEVFSILASSAGLLGCIFVPKCYVILVRPDSNFIQKYKDKLLY; encoded by the exons atgaagaaaatgtgtgctttaaCTATTTCACTTTTGCTTCTGAAGTTTTCTCTCATCTTGTGCTGTTTGACAGATCCCGTTTGCTTTTGGAGGATAAAAAATAGTGAATATAATGATAGAGATTTGCAAAGTGAGTGTGGTTTTTACCTTTCGACAAGGAAGATACCTGTTGAGGACGATTTTTATAATGCAGAGTTAGATTTTAG AATACCAGCAAGTGAATACGAGTTTGTTCTGGTAATGTTTTTTGCTATTGATGAGATCAACAAGAATCCTGATCTTTTACCAAACGTGTCTTTGATGTTCTCTCTCATTGCTGGTGACTGTCAAAATTCACTGGGAATTCTGGATATACTATATACAAATGACGATAAGTTTTATGTTAATTATGTCTGTGAAGTAGATGATTCATGTGGAATAGACCTTACAGGACCATTATGGAAAACATCCTTAAAACTGGCAATTAATTCTTGGACACCAAAG NttttctttggaccatttaaTCCTAACCTGAGTGACCATGACCGTTTTCCCAATGTCCATCAGGTAGCCACCAAGGACACATATTTATCCCATGGCATGGTCTCCTTGATGCTTCATTTTAGATGGACTTGGATAGGACTGGTTGTCTCAGATGATGACCAGGGTATTCAGCTTCACTCAGATTTAAGAGAAGAAAGCCAAAGGCATGGTATTTGTTTAGCTTTTGTGAATGTGATCCCAGAAACCATGAAGATATACATGACAAGGGGTAACATATATGATAAACAAATTATGACATCTTCAGCAAAGGTTGTTATCATTTATGGTGAAATGAACTCTACACTAGAAATTAGTTTTAGAAGATGGTTAGATTTAGGTGCTCAGAGGATCTGGATCACAACCTCACAATGGGATGTCAtcacaaataaaaaagatttcaGCCTTGATCTCTTCCATGGTACTGTAACTTTTGCACACCACAAAGGTGAGATTGATAAACTTAGGGATTTTATGCAAACAATGAACACTTCCAAATACCCAATAAACATTTCTGAGTCAGTACTGGGgtggaattattttaattgttcagTCTCTAAGAACAGCATTAAAATGGATTATTTCACATTCAAAAACACATTGGAATGGACAGCACTGCACAAATGTGACATGGCCCTGAGTGATGAAGGTTACAATTTGTATAATGCTGTTTATGCTGCGGCCCACACCTATCACGAACACATTCTTCAAGAAGTAGAGTCTCAAGAAATGGCAGAAGACAAAAGAGACTACACTGAATGTCAGCAG GTGGCTCCCTTGCTGAAAACGAGGGTATTTACTAACCCTGTTGGAGAACTGGTGAACATGACGCATAGGGAATATCAGTGTGCAGAGTATGTCATTTTCATTATTTGGAATTTTCCACAAGGCCTtggattaaaagtgaaaataggaaGCTATGTTCCTTGTGTCCCACGGAGTCAACAACTTCATATATCTGAAGATTTGGAATGGGCCACAGGAGGAACATCA GTACCCTCCTCCATGTGCAGTGTGACATGTACTGCTGGATTCAGGAAAATTtatcagaaagaaagagcagacTGCTGCTTTGATTGTGTTCAGTGCCCAGAAAATGAGGTTACCAATGAAACAG ATATGGAACAGTGTGTGAGATGTCCAGATGATAAATATGCCAACTTAGAGCAAACCCATTGCCTCCAAAGAGCTGTGTCATTTCTGGCTTATGAAGATCCATTGGGGATGGCTCTAGGATGCATGGCACTGTCCTTCTCAGCTATCACAATTCTAGTACTAGTCACTTTTGTGAAGTACAAGGATACTCCCATTGTGAAGGCCAATAACCGCATTGTCAGCTACATCCTGATCATCTCTCTagtcttctgctttctctgctcaTTGCTCTTCATTGGACATCCCAACCAGGTCAACTGCATCCTGCAGCAGACCACATTTGGAGTATTTTTCACTGTGGCTGTTTCTACAGTGTTGGCCAAAACAATAACTGTGGTCATGGCTTTCAAGCTCACTACTCCGGGAAGAAGGATGAGAGGGATGATGATGACAGGGGCACCTAAGTTGGTCATTCCCATTTGTACCCTAATCCAACTTGTTCTCTGTGGAATCTGGTTGTTAACATCTCCTCCCTTTATTGACAGAGATATACAGTCTGAACATGGGAAGACTGTCATTCTTTGCAACAAAGGCTCTGTCATTGCCTTCCACTTAGTCCTGGGATACTTGGGTTCCTTGGCTCTGGGGAGCTTCACTGTAGCTTTCCTGGCTAGGAACCTTCCTGACAGATTCAATGAAGCCAAGTTCCTAA
- the LOC110314689 gene encoding vomeronasal type-2 receptor 116-like isoform X3: protein MKKMCALTISLLLLKFSLILCCLTDPVCFWRIKNSEYNDRDLQSECGFYLSTRKIPVEDDFYNAELDFRIPASEYEFVLVMFFAIDEINKNPDLLPNVSLMFSLIAGDCQNSLGILDILYTNDDKFYVNYVCEVDDSCGIDLTGPLWKTSLKLAINSWTPKXFFGPFNPNLSDHDRFPNVHQVATKDTYLSHGMVSLMLHFRWTWIGLVVSDDDQGIQLHSDLREESQRHGICLAFVNVIPETMKIYMTRGNIYDKQIMTSSAKVVIIYGEMNSTLEISFRRWLDLGAQRIWITTSQWDVITNKKDFSLDLFHGTVTFAHHKGEIDKLRDFMQTMNTSKYPINISESVLGWNYFNCSVSKNSIKMDYFTFKNTLEWTALHKCDMALSDEGYNLYNAVYAAAHTYHEHILQEVESQEMAEDKRDYTECQQVAPLLKTRVFTNPVGELVNMTHREYQCAEYVIFIIWNFPQGLGLKVKIGSYVPCVPRSQQLHISEDLEWATGGTSVPSSMCSVTCTAGFRKIYQKERADCCFDCVQCPENEVTNETADMEQCVRCPDDKYANLEQTHCLQRAVSFLAYEDPLGMALGCMALSFSAITILVLVTFVKYKDTPIVKANNRIVSYILIISLVFCFLCSLLFIGHPNQVNCILQQTTFGVFFTVAVSTVLAKTITVVMAFKLTTPGRRMRGMMMTGAPKLVIPICTLIQLVLCGIWLLTSPPFIDRDIQSEHGKTVILCNKGSVIAFHLVLGYLGSLALGSFTVAFLARNLPDRFNEAKFLTFSMLVFCSVWITFLPVYHSTRGKVMVVVEVFSILASSAGLLGCIFVPKCYVILVRPDSNFIQKYKDKLLY, encoded by the exons atgaagaaaatgtgtgctttaaCTATTTCACTTTTGCTTCTGAAGTTTTCTCTCATCTTGTGCTGTTTGACAGATCCCGTTTGCTTTTGGAGGATAAAAAATAGTGAATATAATGATAGAGATTTGCAAAGTGAGTGTGGTTTTTACCTTTCGACAAGGAAGATACCTGTTGAGGACGATTTTTATAATGCAGAGTTAGATTTTAG AATACCAGCAAGTGAATACGAGTTTGTTCTGGTAATGTTTTTTGCTATTGATGAGATCAACAAGAATCCTGATCTTTTACCAAACGTGTCTTTGATGTTCTCTCTCATTGCTGGTGACTGTCAAAATTCACTGGGAATTCTGGATATACTATATACAAATGACGATAAGTTTTATGTTAATTATGTCTGTGAAGTAGATGATTCATGTGGAATAGACCTTACAGGACCATTATGGAAAACATCCTTAAAACTGGCAATTAATTCTTGGACACCAAAG NttttctttggaccatttaaTCCTAACCTGAGTGACCATGACCGTTTTCCCAATGTCCATCAGGTAGCCACCAAGGACACATATTTATCCCATGGCATGGTCTCCTTGATGCTTCATTTTAGATGGACTTGGATAGGACTGGTTGTCTCAGATGATGACCAGGGTATTCAGCTTCACTCAGATTTAAGAGAAGAAAGCCAAAGGCATGGTATTTGTTTAGCTTTTGTGAATGTGATCCCAGAAACCATGAAGATATACATGACAAGGGGTAACATATATGATAAACAAATTATGACATCTTCAGCAAAGGTTGTTATCATTTATGGTGAAATGAACTCTACACTAGAAATTAGTTTTAGAAGATGGTTAGATTTAGGTGCTCAGAGGATCTGGATCACAACCTCACAATGGGATGTCAtcacaaataaaaaagatttcaGCCTTGATCTCTTCCATGGTACTGTAACTTTTGCACACCACAAAGGTGAGATTGATAAACTTAGGGATTTTATGCAAACAATGAACACTTCCAAATACCCAATAAACATTTCTGAGTCAGTACTGGGgtggaattattttaattgttcagTCTCTAAGAACAGCATTAAAATGGATTATTTCACATTCAAAAACACATTGGAATGGACAGCACTGCACAAATGTGACATGGCCCTGAGTGATGAAGGTTACAATTTGTATAATGCTGTTTATGCTGCGGCCCACACCTATCACGAACACATTCTTCAAGAAGTAGAGTCTCAAGAAATGGCAGAAGACAAAAGAGACTACACTGAATGTCAGCAG GTGGCTCCCTTGCTGAAAACGAGGGTATTTACTAACCCTGTTGGAGAACTGGTGAACATGACGCATAGGGAATATCAGTGTGCAGAGTATGTCATTTTCATTATTTGGAATTTTCCACAAGGCCTtggattaaaagtgaaaataggaaGCTATGTTCCTTGTGTCCCACGGAGTCAACAACTTCATATATCTGAAGATTTGGAATGGGCCACAGGAGGAACATCA GTACCCTCCTCCATGTGCAGTGTGACATGTACTGCTGGATTCAGGAAAATTtatcagaaagaaagagcagacTGCTGCTTTGATTGTGTTCAGTGCCCAGAAAATGAGGTTACCAATGAAACAG CAGATATGGAACAGTGTGTGAGATGTCCAGATGATAAATATGCCAACTTAGAGCAAACCCATTGCCTCCAAAGAGCTGTGTCATTTCTGGCTTATGAAGATCCATTGGGGATGGCTCTAGGATGCATGGCACTGTCCTTCTCAGCTATCACAATTCTAGTACTAGTCACTTTTGTGAAGTACAAGGATACTCCCATTGTGAAGGCCAATAACCGCATTGTCAGCTACATCCTGATCATCTCTCTagtcttctgctttctctgctcaTTGCTCTTCATTGGACATCCCAACCAGGTCAACTGCATCCTGCAGCAGACCACATTTGGAGTATTTTTCACTGTGGCTGTTTCTACAGTGTTGGCCAAAACAATAACTGTGGTCATGGCTTTCAAGCTCACTACTCCGGGAAGAAGGATGAGAGGGATGATGATGACAGGGGCACCTAAGTTGGTCATTCCCATTTGTACCCTAATCCAACTTGTTCTCTGTGGAATCTGGTTGTTAACATCTCCTCCCTTTATTGACAGAGATATACAGTCTGAACATGGGAAGACTGTCATTCTTTGCAACAAAGGCTCTGTCATTGCCTTCCACTTAGTCCTGGGATACTTGGGTTCCTTGGCTCTGGGGAGCTTCACTGTAGCTTTCCTGGCTAGGAACCTTCCTGACAGATTCAATGAAGCCAAGTTCCTAA
- the LOC110314689 gene encoding vomeronasal type-2 receptor 116-like isoform X2 codes for MKKMCALTISLLLLKFSLILCCLTDPVCFWRIKNSEYNDRDLQSECGFYLSTRKIPVEDDFYNAELDFRIPASEYEFVLVMFFAIDEINKNPDLLPNVSLMFSLIAGDCQNSLGILDILYTNDDKFYVNYVCEVDDSCGIDLTGPLWKTSLKLAINSWTPKXFFGPFNPNLSDHDRFPNVHQVATKDTYLSHGMVSLMLHFRWTWIGLVVSDDDQGIQLHSDLREESQRHGICLAFVNVIPETMKIYMTRGNIYDKQIMTSSAKVVIIYGEMNSTLEISFRRWLDLGAQRIWITTSQWDVITNKKDFSLDLFHGTVTFAHHKGEIDKLRDFMQTMNTSKYPINISESVLGWNYFNCSVSKNSIKMDYFTFKNTLEWTALHKCDMALSDEGYNLYNAVYAAAHTYHEHILQEVESQEMAEDKRDYTECQQVAPLLKTRVFTNPVGELVNMTHREYQCAEYVIFIIWNFPQGLGLKVKIGSYVPCVPRSQQLHISEDLEWATGGTSPQVPSSMCSVTCTAGFRKIYQKERADCCFDCVQCPENEVTNETDMEQCVRCPDDKYANLEQTHCLQRAVSFLAYEDPLGMALGCMALSFSAITILVLVTFVKYKDTPIVKANNRIVSYILIISLVFCFLCSLLFIGHPNQVNCILQQTTFGVFFTVAVSTVLAKTITVVMAFKLTTPGRRMRGMMMTGAPKLVIPICTLIQLVLCGIWLLTSPPFIDRDIQSEHGKTVILCNKGSVIAFHLVLGYLGSLALGSFTVAFLARNLPDRFNEAKFLTFSMLVFCSVWITFLPVYHSTRGKVMVVVEVFSILASSAGLLGCIFVPKCYVILVRPDSNFIQKYKDKLLY; via the exons atgaagaaaatgtgtgctttaaCTATTTCACTTTTGCTTCTGAAGTTTTCTCTCATCTTGTGCTGTTTGACAGATCCCGTTTGCTTTTGGAGGATAAAAAATAGTGAATATAATGATAGAGATTTGCAAAGTGAGTGTGGTTTTTACCTTTCGACAAGGAAGATACCTGTTGAGGACGATTTTTATAATGCAGAGTTAGATTTTAG AATACCAGCAAGTGAATACGAGTTTGTTCTGGTAATGTTTTTTGCTATTGATGAGATCAACAAGAATCCTGATCTTTTACCAAACGTGTCTTTGATGTTCTCTCTCATTGCTGGTGACTGTCAAAATTCACTGGGAATTCTGGATATACTATATACAAATGACGATAAGTTTTATGTTAATTATGTCTGTGAAGTAGATGATTCATGTGGAATAGACCTTACAGGACCATTATGGAAAACATCCTTAAAACTGGCAATTAATTCTTGGACACCAAAG NttttctttggaccatttaaTCCTAACCTGAGTGACCATGACCGTTTTCCCAATGTCCATCAGGTAGCCACCAAGGACACATATTTATCCCATGGCATGGTCTCCTTGATGCTTCATTTTAGATGGACTTGGATAGGACTGGTTGTCTCAGATGATGACCAGGGTATTCAGCTTCACTCAGATTTAAGAGAAGAAAGCCAAAGGCATGGTATTTGTTTAGCTTTTGTGAATGTGATCCCAGAAACCATGAAGATATACATGACAAGGGGTAACATATATGATAAACAAATTATGACATCTTCAGCAAAGGTTGTTATCATTTATGGTGAAATGAACTCTACACTAGAAATTAGTTTTAGAAGATGGTTAGATTTAGGTGCTCAGAGGATCTGGATCACAACCTCACAATGGGATGTCAtcacaaataaaaaagatttcaGCCTTGATCTCTTCCATGGTACTGTAACTTTTGCACACCACAAAGGTGAGATTGATAAACTTAGGGATTTTATGCAAACAATGAACACTTCCAAATACCCAATAAACATTTCTGAGTCAGTACTGGGgtggaattattttaattgttcagTCTCTAAGAACAGCATTAAAATGGATTATTTCACATTCAAAAACACATTGGAATGGACAGCACTGCACAAATGTGACATGGCCCTGAGTGATGAAGGTTACAATTTGTATAATGCTGTTTATGCTGCGGCCCACACCTATCACGAACACATTCTTCAAGAAGTAGAGTCTCAAGAAATGGCAGAAGACAAAAGAGACTACACTGAATGTCAGCAG GTGGCTCCCTTGCTGAAAACGAGGGTATTTACTAACCCTGTTGGAGAACTGGTGAACATGACGCATAGGGAATATCAGTGTGCAGAGTATGTCATTTTCATTATTTGGAATTTTCCACAAGGCCTtggattaaaagtgaaaataggaaGCTATGTTCCTTGTGTCCCACGGAGTCAACAACTTCATATATCTGAAGATTTGGAATGGGCCACAGGAGGAACATC GCCTCAGGTACCCTCCTCCATGTGCAGTGTGACATGTACTGCTGGATTCAGGAAAATTtatcagaaagaaagagcagacTGCTGCTTTGATTGTGTTCAGTGCCCAGAAAATGAGGTTACCAATGAAACAG ATATGGAACAGTGTGTGAGATGTCCAGATGATAAATATGCCAACTTAGAGCAAACCCATTGCCTCCAAAGAGCTGTGTCATTTCTGGCTTATGAAGATCCATTGGGGATGGCTCTAGGATGCATGGCACTGTCCTTCTCAGCTATCACAATTCTAGTACTAGTCACTTTTGTGAAGTACAAGGATACTCCCATTGTGAAGGCCAATAACCGCATTGTCAGCTACATCCTGATCATCTCTCTagtcttctgctttctctgctcaTTGCTCTTCATTGGACATCCCAACCAGGTCAACTGCATCCTGCAGCAGACCACATTTGGAGTATTTTTCACTGTGGCTGTTTCTACAGTGTTGGCCAAAACAATAACTGTGGTCATGGCTTTCAAGCTCACTACTCCGGGAAGAAGGATGAGAGGGATGATGATGACAGGGGCACCTAAGTTGGTCATTCCCATTTGTACCCTAATCCAACTTGTTCTCTGTGGAATCTGGTTGTTAACATCTCCTCCCTTTATTGACAGAGATATACAGTCTGAACATGGGAAGACTGTCATTCTTTGCAACAAAGGCTCTGTCATTGCCTTCCACTTAGTCCTGGGATACTTGGGTTCCTTGGCTCTGGGGAGCTTCACTGTAGCTTTCCTGGCTAGGAACCTTCCTGACAGATTCAATGAAGCCAAGTTCCTAA
- the LOC110314689 gene encoding vomeronasal type-2 receptor 116-like isoform X5, whose amino-acid sequence MKKMCALTISLLLLKFSLILCCLTDPVCFWRIKNSEYNDRDLQSECGFYLSTRKIPVEDDFYNAELDFRIPASEYEFVLVMFFAIDEINKNPDLLPNVSLMFSLIAGDCQNSLGILDILYTNDDKFYVNYVCEVDDSCGIDLTGPLWKTSLKLAINSWTPKXFFGPFNPNLSDHDRFPNVHQVATKDTYLSHGMVSLMLHFRWTWIGLVVSDDDQGIQLHSDLREESQRHGICLAFVNVIPETMKIYMTRGNIYDKQIMTSSAKVVIIYGEMNSTLEISFRRWLDLGAQRIWITTSQWDVITNKKDFSLDLFHGTVTFAHHKGEIDKLRDFMQTMNTSKYPINISESVLGWNYFNCSVSKNSIKMDYFTFKNTLEWTALHKCDMALSDEGYNLYNAVYAAAHTYHEHILQEVESQEMAEDKRDYTECQQQIWNSV is encoded by the exons atgaagaaaatgtgtgctttaaCTATTTCACTTTTGCTTCTGAAGTTTTCTCTCATCTTGTGCTGTTTGACAGATCCCGTTTGCTTTTGGAGGATAAAAAATAGTGAATATAATGATAGAGATTTGCAAAGTGAGTGTGGTTTTTACCTTTCGACAAGGAAGATACCTGTTGAGGACGATTTTTATAATGCAGAGTTAGATTTTAG AATACCAGCAAGTGAATACGAGTTTGTTCTGGTAATGTTTTTTGCTATTGATGAGATCAACAAGAATCCTGATCTTTTACCAAACGTGTCTTTGATGTTCTCTCTCATTGCTGGTGACTGTCAAAATTCACTGGGAATTCTGGATATACTATATACAAATGACGATAAGTTTTATGTTAATTATGTCTGTGAAGTAGATGATTCATGTGGAATAGACCTTACAGGACCATTATGGAAAACATCCTTAAAACTGGCAATTAATTCTTGGACACCAAAG NttttctttggaccatttaaTCCTAACCTGAGTGACCATGACCGTTTTCCCAATGTCCATCAGGTAGCCACCAAGGACACATATTTATCCCATGGCATGGTCTCCTTGATGCTTCATTTTAGATGGACTTGGATAGGACTGGTTGTCTCAGATGATGACCAGGGTATTCAGCTTCACTCAGATTTAAGAGAAGAAAGCCAAAGGCATGGTATTTGTTTAGCTTTTGTGAATGTGATCCCAGAAACCATGAAGATATACATGACAAGGGGTAACATATATGATAAACAAATTATGACATCTTCAGCAAAGGTTGTTATCATTTATGGTGAAATGAACTCTACACTAGAAATTAGTTTTAGAAGATGGTTAGATTTAGGTGCTCAGAGGATCTGGATCACAACCTCACAATGGGATGTCAtcacaaataaaaaagatttcaGCCTTGATCTCTTCCATGGTACTGTAACTTTTGCACACCACAAAGGTGAGATTGATAAACTTAGGGATTTTATGCAAACAATGAACACTTCCAAATACCCAATAAACATTTCTGAGTCAGTACTGGGgtggaattattttaattgttcagTCTCTAAGAACAGCATTAAAATGGATTATTTCACATTCAAAAACACATTGGAATGGACAGCACTGCACAAATGTGACATGGCCCTGAGTGATGAAGGTTACAATTTGTATAATGCTGTTTATGCTGCGGCCCACACCTATCACGAACACATTCTTCAAGAAGTAGAGTCTCAAGAAATGGCAGAAGACAAAAGAGACTACACTGAATGTCAGCAG CAGATATGGAACAGTGTGTGA